Genomic segment of Gopherus flavomarginatus isolate rGopFla2 chromosome 2, rGopFla2.mat.asm, whole genome shotgun sequence:
ATAAATATCTGCAGAGGTGCCTCCTTATCTACTTTCCAGAGtatccttaaaactctcctttccgATGAACCTACATAAAACTTGACAGTTAGTCTGCTAGTGTGCAGacaccactgcctatcatgctgaccaatattgtctcattgtttctttgtgctcCCCTGTCTGTATCTATCTGTTGTTTCTTGCCTTACATTTAGACTGTGAGCCCCTCGGgtagagactgtctttttgttctgtttgtacggTACCTACCACAGTAGGTTCCTGATTTGAGTAAGGCTCCTAGGTGCCATGGTAATTCACATCGTAATAACTGCACTCACTTCCAATGCGAGACAATAACAGGAGGatgtttgtctgcctgcctgcacaTAGGAAAGTCCATGCTCCTATCCGCTATCGGGAAGCGGGAAGTGCCAATCCCTGAGCACATTGACATCTATCACCTAACCCGGGAGATGCCTCCTAGTGAGAAGACGCCACTACAGTGTGTGATGGAGGTGGATACAGAGAGGGCCATGCTGGAGCGGGAAGCTGAGCGACTGGCTCATGAGGATGGTAATGCTCGAGGCGGGGATTCCTGTAAGCAGGGAATccccctgggggaagggagctcTTACTCAGGCTCTTTACCAAAGCTTTCACAGGGCATGAAGCTTGACTCTGCTGCCAAGCAATAGCTGGAGACTTCTGGGGAGCATTGCTCCTTCTCCAGCAACACAACAGCTCCTGCCATTCAAACCAGAGTGGAACTTGCTTCCCTGGAGCTTGCTGTGGGGTCCCTGCCTTGGGAGGGGGTTTGTGaaccagggggcagagaggtaacCCATAGCAGTTGCAGGCAGCGGTGATGAGGGACATATGTGGAGAGTGGGACACTGAGGGGACTCAGACTGGTGGGGTGCTGGTGCAGGTGCTGACTGGCAGTCTTCTCTTGCAGCGGAGTGTGAGAAGTTGATGGAGTTGTATGAACGTCTGGAGGAGCTAGACGCCGATAAGGCAGAGGTGCGGGCCTCACGGATCCTGTACGGTTTGGGGTTCACTCCAGCCATGCAGAGGAAGAAGCTGAAAGATTTTAGTGGTGGCTGGCGAATGAGGGTGGCTCTCGCCAGGTGAGTGCTACACTAAATGTTCCCTCTTCTCTGTGCCTCCACTGTAGCAGCCTGGAACAGATCTCTGGGGAGGTGGTGGGAGTTGCTTTCTGGACATCCACCCTCCAAGCTGGGTTTGGGgaaagtatttgaagaccactattaaaaagatgcagaaaaattgttgtctcttgccacagagggcaggacaagaggaaGTGGTTTCAAACTACATGGtagcagatttaaattaaatctcaggaaaagaatacttaactgtaagaacagtagaatAATGAAACAAATTtagggaagtcatggaatctccttcaatggaagttttcaaaaagaggctgggtAGCCTCTGTCTTGCATGGCTTAGACACTACAAATGGTGCATCTTGgtaggggttagactagatgaccttttgcaGTCCCTTCAACCCTATAGTTTTATGATGCTCCGtgtttcaattatccccatattgactgggtacatgtcagatCAGGATGAAatacagagacaaaatttctcaatactttaaatcactgcttcttggagtagctggtacgggaacccgtaaggggagaggcaactctcaaTTTAGTcatgagtggagcgcaggatctggtccaagaggtaactataacaggaccgcttggcaatagtgaccataatacaataacttTTAACATTCCTggggtgggaagaacacctcaacagcccaacactgtgacatttaacttcagaaaggggaactatgcaaaaatgaggaggttagttaaacagaaattaaaaggtacagtgactaaagtgaaatccctgcaagctgcatggacacttttcaaagacacgaTAATAGAGGATAAacaaatgtataccccaaattaaaaaacacagtaaaagaactaaaaaagagccaccgtggcttaacaaccatgtaaaagaagcagtgagagataaaaatgcatctttttaaaaagtggaagtcaaatcctagtgaggtaaatataaaaggagcataaacactgccaaactaagtgtaaaaatataataagaaaagccaaaaaggagttgtcataactataaagggaagggtaagagccttcctgtgtacaatactataaaatctatCCTCGCCAGAGActtcaaaatccttttacctgtaaagggttaagaagctcaggtaacctgactgacacctgacccaaaggaccaataaggggacaagatactttcaaatcttggtgggaagaaggcttttgtttgtgctttttgttttggtgtttgttcgctcttgggactaagagggaccagacatcaatccatgctctccaaatctttctgggCAAGTCTGgttcctcttagtcccaagagggaacaacccccaaaacaaagagcacaaacaaaagccttccccgcaccaagatttgaaagtatcttgtccccttattggtccttttgggtcaggtgtcagccaggttagttgagctgcttaaccctttacaggtaaaaggattttggtgtgtcTGTCGagaagggattttatagtattgtacacaggagggctgttacccttccctttatagttatgacaggagtttgaagaactcagaaggtaataacaaaatgtttaagtatatcagaagcagtaagcctgctaaacaaccagtggggtccctggatgatcgagatacaaaaggcgcacttaaagatgataaagtcattgcggagaaactcaattaattctttgcttcagtgttcatggctgaggatgttaaggACCttgattcccaaacctgagtcatcctttgtaggtgacaaatctgaggaattgtcacagattgaagtgttactagaggaagttttggaattaattgataaatttaacagtaacaagtcaccgggaccagatggcattcacccaagagttctgaaacaactcaaatgtgaaattgcggaactattaactaaggtttgtaacctatcctttaaatcggctttgtacccaatgactggaagttagctaatgtaacaccaatatttaaaaaggactctagaggtgatcccggcaattacggaccggtaagtctaatgtcagtaccaggcaaattagttgaaacaatcataaagaataaaattgtcagacacacagaagaacaaaaattgttgggcaaaagtcagcatggtttctgtaaagggaaatcatgtcttactaatctattagagttcttctttgaaggggtcaacaaacatgtggacaagagggggatccagtggacatagtgtacttagatttccagaaggcctttgacaacgtccctcaccaaaggctcttacgtaaattaagttgtcatgggataagagggaagatcctttcatggactgagaactggttaaatgacagggaacaaagggtaggaataaatggtaaattttcagaatggagaggggtagctagtggtgtttcccaagggtcagtcctaggaccaatcctattcaacttacttataaatgatctggagaaaggggtaaaaagtgaggtggcaaagtttgcagacaatactaaactgctcaagatagttaagaccaaagcaggctgtgaagaacttcagaaagatctcgcaaaactaagtgattgggcaacaaaatggcaaatgaaatttaatgtggataaatgtaaagtaatgcatgttggaaaaaataaccccaactatacatacagtgtgatgggggctaatttaggtacaactaatcaggaaagagatcttggagtcatcgtgaatagttctctgaagacgtccacgcagtgtgcagcggcagtcaaaaaagcaaacagtatgTTAGGAGTCATTCAaaaaggaatagagaataaggcggagaatatcttattgcccttatataaatccatggtacgcctacatcttgaatactgcatatagatgtggtctcctcgtcTCGAAAAAAATATACTggtattagaaaaggttcagagaagggcaactataATGATTAGGGTTTAGAACatgtcccatatgaggaaagattaaagaggctaggactttccaTCTTGGAAAAGacgagactaagaggggacatgatagaggtctataaaatcatgagtggtgtggagaaattgaataaggataagttatttacttattcccataatataagaactaggggccaccaaataaaattaatgggcagcaggtttaaaacaaataaaaggaagttcttctacacacagtgcacagtcaatctgtggaactccttacctgaggaagttgtgaaggctgggactataacagggtttaaaagagaactatataaattcacggaggttaagtccattaatggctattggccaggatgggtaaggaatggtgttcctagcctctgtttgtcagagagtggagatggatggcaggggagagatcacttgatcattacctgttaggttcactccctttgggacctctggcattggtcactgtcggtagacaggatactgggctggatggatctttgatctgacccagtatggccattcttatgttctattcATTACCTCTCTCTGGCCTCTGCAGAGCTCTCTTCATTCGGCCATTCATGTTGCTGCTGGATGAGCCCACAAACCACCTGGACCTGGATGCCTGTGTGTGGCTAGAAGAGGAGCTGAAAACGTAAGCGTGACTGGAGGCAGCTATTGCTGTGCTCTGGTGCCTGTGCAGCCTGCTGGGGCATCCCAACACAGCTTGCTCCCTGGAGCAATTGCTCCCGGTAGCTGTTCTGTGGGTGCCAGCTGTGGATGTGTCTCTTTGCATTATGGTGGCACTGAGGTCCCATTGTGCAGGGTGCTGAATGGACTTTAGGAGTGTCCATGCCCAAAAGGACTCTCGCTGGGAGGCATTACTGAATTAGTATTTACCATGGAGCAGACTAGGTCCTCCAAAAAGTGTGTGTCAGGCAGAATAGACAGGAAGGAGGCCCCGATTGTGGTGAGGGATCATCCTCTTTTCTGGGATTGGGCCCAGCAGCTTTCCCTAAAGCTTTTGCAGCACCTGGTTCTCTGTAGTGGGAGGGAATCCAGAGTGGTTCTTAGTGCACATGAACCCCTCCTGGTCCCTGGCAGGGTTGCCAGCCTAGGAATCTCATTTCAGTCGGACCTCTAATAGCTCTGTGTGGTGCTGCAGGTTCAAACGGATCCTTGTGCTGATCTCCCACTCCCAGGACTTCCTGAATGGCATCTGCACAAACATCATCCACATGCACAACCGCAAACTGAAGTATTACACGGTGAGTGAATGGGGCCAGGGTGTGACAAGCTCCTGGGATTGGGGAGGAGACCCCTGTTTAGGCCATCGACTCCATCCCAGACCCaaccctggctgcagggcaggactgtGTAGTCTAGAGAGCACCTGCTTGCAAGAGGCCTGAGCAGCTTGCTTCAGCTATGTGCAGGGAGGGCCTGGCCTTTGGGAGCTGTGTCATGGTCTATGGTCTCTCCCTCCAGGGAAATTATGATCAGTACGTGAAGACCCGTCTGGAGCTGGAAGAAAATCAGATGAAGCGTTTCcattgggagcaggatcagatTGCCCACATGAAGGTATCTATTTAACTGGACTGTAGTTCTCTGTCTTCCCCCACATGCACCCCACTGTAGCAGCTGCCGCAAGGTAATCCCTTGTCTTATTACAGAATTACATTGCACGATTCGGTCATGGCAGTGCCAAGCTGGCCAGGCAGGCCCAAAGCAAAGAGAAGACCCTTCAGAAAATGATGGCTTCCGGGCTAACGGAGAAGGTGGTGAATGATAAGGTAGGATGGAGAAGCGGGGCTGTCTGTGAGAGATAAGGACTATAAATATGGCTGGAGAAGTAAAATGAGCTGCAGCTGGTAATAATCATCAGAACTGGAAGCACAGCGGGGCGGGGGGCAGTAAATGGAGCTCCAGCTCTAACAGAAGACTGGCCAAAGGAGAATGCATTTGGGTCTACTATACAGAGGCTTCTTGTCCCAGCATGGGGGTGAAGGCTTGTCCAACCCTCCCAAGAGATCCAAAGCAAGgaatgctgggggggtgggggaacagccCCTCCCTTCAGCTGAAGGATTAAAGTGGGATGGAGGCATGAACACACTTACCCCTCAAAGGAAGCAGAATGGGTAGGCAGATGCCGGCAATGGGCAGAATGTCGCAGCAAGCCTCCTGCTAGTGAGTTACAGACCTGCTTGACCTGGTGGCCTCTAGGAGCAACTTGTAAAGCCATCGACTGCTCCCTGGCATCATGGTACTCTGGGCTCCAGGGATGCAGGCAGTTGCTCCTCCATACTTGGAAGCCAAGTCATATTGGAACTTCAGGGCTCCCCTGGTACCCTGGGTGGGGCAGGAACTTAAATGGGGGTGTGTTTTGTTCCCAGACTCTGTCGTTTTATTTCCCACCATGCGGGAAAATCCCCCCTCCTGTCATCATGGTGCAGAATGTCAGCTTCAAGTACATGAAGGATGGGGTGAGTGTTCTCCGTCCCCAAGCACACTCGGTGCAGTGCCTGCCTGGGTTGCATGAAGGTTCCCCTCTCCCCTTGTTTGGATCCTGGGGCCACTGACCCAGCTTTCCCATCAGGCCGCAGCATGGGGAGGGGCTCAGCTCTTGCAGCTGTGGCTTGTCAGAAGTGCCCCAGCTGGGCCTGCTCATCAGCTTCCCAGATGCTTTGGGAGGTGCCCCTCTCACGGTCTCCCCTGTGGATTGCAGCCCTGGATCTATAATAACCTGGAGTTCGGGATTGACCTGGACACACGTGTGGCACTTGTGGGACCCAATGGTGCTGGGAAGTCAACGCTACTGAAACTGCTCACAGGAGAGGTATGCTTCCTGTATGGCTATCTCCCCTTCTTTTCCCCACCTGCACAGCCTTGGTGTCACCTGAGGGAATGGACAGTGCCCAAAATGCTTCCTTGTACAGAGCCTCTGTTGTATTATTGTAGGTGGAATACATGGGTCCAAAAAGTCAAAGATGAACACTGACTGGGTCATGTTAGCAACATTAAACCATTTCAAACAAGGTTGGGGGGTTTGTATACATAGACTTCAGCCTACTT
This window contains:
- the ABCF2 gene encoding ATP-binding cassette sub-family F member 2 isoform X2, whose translation is MPSDLAKKKAAKKKEAAKARQRPKKTPEENGDAEIEQQEMKNEEANGMEGSEIDALTKELEDFELKKAAARAVTGVLASHPNSTDVHIINLSLTFHGQELLSDTKLELNSGRRYGLIGLNGIGKSMLLSAIGKREVPIPEHIDIYHLTREMPPSEKTPLQCVMEVDTERAMLEREAERLAHEDAECEKLMELYERLEELDADKAEVRASRILYGLGFTPAMQRKKLKDFSGGWRMRVALARALFIRPFMLLLDEPTNHLDLDACVWLEEELKTFKRILVLISHSQDFLNGICTNIIHMHNRKLKYYTGNYDQYVKTRLELEENQMKRFHWEQDQIAHMKNYIARFGHGSAKLARQAQSKEKTLQKMMASGLTEKVVNDKTLSFYFPPCGKIPPPVIMVQNVSFKYMKDGPWIYNNLEFGIDLDTRVALVGPNGAGKSTLLKLLTGELLPTDGMIRKHSHVKIGRYHQHLQEQLDLDLSPLEYMMKCYPEIKEKEEMRKIIGRYGLTGKQQVLKESILKHLEERKVIRNSQHGFTKGKSCLINLIAFYDEITGSVDMGKSGGHDIH
- the ABCF2 gene encoding ATP-binding cassette sub-family F member 2 isoform X1, which codes for MPSDLAKKKAAKKKEAAKARQRPKKTPEENGDAEIEQQEMKNEEANGMEGSEIDALTKELEDFELKKAAARAVTGVLASHPNSTDVHIINLSLTFHGQELLSDTKLELNSGRRYGLIGLNGIGKSMLLSAIGKREVPIPEHIDIYHLTREMPPSEKTPLQCVMEVDTERAMLEREAERLAHEDAECEKLMELYERLEELDADKAEVRASRILYGLGFTPAMQRKKLKDFSGGWRMRVALARALFIRPFMLLLDEPTNHLDLDACVWLEEELKTFKRILVLISHSQDFLNGICTNIIHMHNRKLKYYTGNYDQYVKTRLELEENQMKRFHWEQDQIAHMKNYIARFGHGSAKLARQAQSKEKTLQKMMASGLTEKVVNDKTLSFYFPPCGKIPPPVIMVQNVSFKYMKDGPWIYNNLEFGIDLDTRVALVGPNGAGKSTLLKLLTGELLPTDGMIRKHSHVKIGRYHQHLQEQLDLDLSPLEYMMKCYPEIKEKEEMRKIIGRYGLTGKQQVSPIRNLSDGQKCRVCFAWLAWQNPHMLFLDEPTNHLDIETIDALADAINEFEGGMMLVSHDFRLIQQVAQEIWVCEKQTIAKWQGDILAYKEHLKSKLVDEEPQLTKKTHNV